A section of the Rhipicephalus sanguineus isolate Rsan-2018 chromosome 11, BIME_Rsan_1.4, whole genome shotgun sequence genome encodes:
- the LOC119374210 gene encoding F-box only protein 28 isoform X1 has translation MELEPYRRSFTVESLPIEIMDHILSYLSYDEISVYRRVSRHFNGCCQRLLNQGFFRAERFHAQCLKAVKKQLPRRESERRTHPLARHCEILTSIETRLSLLSMTFMKYMDMNLCCFIPGKVIDEIFRVLRLVQGAGHGCTTTPPRAHEILQELRDISSMAMEHFDERIAPGLKLHVGPMKPTLGFIGAGHHGPCAITATVPRSSELELLKHLSNSSILPGFCWSSHFPRCLLRLPLNQATATSILGRVQKPCVHAAAHLSLTEEIKQVRAANLSLRKSLTECKSKLTAQSKKQCEQEKRAHDQAQLIAEQGSRLAEQEGKLNELNRKLLEQHREFADVLEEVSRLREQVASSSSNGVSGIGEPDQSDGAEMLQKTMRPRCGRKGSNAPRETTVSSSKRRNADGALPDIEPSRKRQCKDKVATEVERPRRTGMATRSRPVKC, from the exons ATGGAGCTAGAACCTTACCGCCGATCTTTCACGGTGGAGAGCCTACCGATTGAGATCATGGATCACATTCTGAGTTACTTGTCTTACGATGAGATCAGTGTATATCGAAGG GTGAGCCGCCACTTCAACGGGTGCTGCCAGAGGCTGTTGAACCAGGGATTCTTCCGGGCCGAGCGGTTCCACGCACAGTGTCTCAAGGCCGTCAAGAAGCAGCTTCCGCGGCGAGAGTCCGAACGCCGCACTCACCCACTCGCGCGCCACTGCGAGATACTTACCAGCATAGAGACACGTCTATCTCTACTCAGCATGACGTTCATGAAGTACATGGACATGAACCTGTGCTGCTTCATCCCTGGCAAG GTGATCGACGAGATCTTCAGGGTTTTGCGTCTGGTGCAAGGGGCCGGTCACGGATGCACGACGACACCTCCGCGTGCACACGAGATCCTGCAAGAGTTGCGCGACATCTCGTCCATGGCCATGGAACACTTTGACGAGCGCATCGCTCCAGGTCTCAAGCTCCACGTGGGGCCCATGAAGCCCACTCTCGGGTTCATTGGTGCAGGACACCACGGACCGTGTGCCATCACCGCAACAGTACCGCGCAGCTCTGAGCTGG AACTCCTGAAACATCTTTCCAACTCTTCCATCCTGCCTGGCTTCTGCTGGTCGTCTCACTTTCCTCGCTGCCTTCTTCGTCTGCCATTGAACCAAG CAACTGCTACCTCCATCCTGGGGCGGGTGCAGAAGCCATGTGTGCATGCAGCCGCACACTTGAGCCTGACCGAGGAGATAAAACAAGTGCGTGCCGCCAACTTGAGCCTTCGCAAGTCGCTGACCGAGTGCAAGTCCAAG CTGACCGCGCAATCCAAAAAGCAATGCGAGCAGGAGAAACGGGCACACGACCAGGCACAGCTGATTGCGGAACAAGGCAGCCGCCTCGCCGAACAAGAAGGCAAACTCAACGAGCTGAACCGCAAACTGCTCGAGCAGCACCGCGAATTCGCCGACGTGTTGGAAGAAGTGAGTCGCCTCCGAGAACAGGTGGCGAGCAGTTCGAGCAACGGAGTCAGCGGCATCGGCGAACCCGACCAGTCCGACGGAGCAGAAATGCTCCAGAAGACAATGCGACCTCGATGCGGCAGAAAGGGTAGTAACGCCCCTAGGGAAACCACCGTTTCCAGCAGCAAGCGTCGCAACGCCGACGGCGCCTTACCGGATATAGAGCCTAGTCGGAAGCGCCAATGCAAAGATAAGGTCGCCACGGAGGTGGAAAGGCCGCGACGGACGGGAATGGCAACGCGCAGTAGGCCAGTGAAATGTTGA
- the LOC119374210 gene encoding F-box only protein 28 isoform X2 codes for MELEPYRRSFTVESLPIEIMDHILSYLSYDEISVYRRVSRHFNGCCQRLLNQGFFRAERFHAQCLKAVKKQLPRRESERRTHPLARHCEILTSIETRLSLLSMTFMKYMDMNLCCFIPGKVIDEIFRVLRLVQGAGHGCTTTPPRAHEILQELRDISSMAMEHFDERIAPGLKLHVGPMKPTLGFIGAGHHGPCAITATVPRSSELATATSILGRVQKPCVHAAAHLSLTEEIKQVRAANLSLRKSLTECKSKLTAQSKKQCEQEKRAHDQAQLIAEQGSRLAEQEGKLNELNRKLLEQHREFADVLEEVSRLREQVASSSSNGVSGIGEPDQSDGAEMLQKTMRPRCGRKGSNAPRETTVSSSKRRNADGALPDIEPSRKRQCKDKVATEVERPRRTGMATRSRPVKC; via the exons ATGGAGCTAGAACCTTACCGCCGATCTTTCACGGTGGAGAGCCTACCGATTGAGATCATGGATCACATTCTGAGTTACTTGTCTTACGATGAGATCAGTGTATATCGAAGG GTGAGCCGCCACTTCAACGGGTGCTGCCAGAGGCTGTTGAACCAGGGATTCTTCCGGGCCGAGCGGTTCCACGCACAGTGTCTCAAGGCCGTCAAGAAGCAGCTTCCGCGGCGAGAGTCCGAACGCCGCACTCACCCACTCGCGCGCCACTGCGAGATACTTACCAGCATAGAGACACGTCTATCTCTACTCAGCATGACGTTCATGAAGTACATGGACATGAACCTGTGCTGCTTCATCCCTGGCAAG GTGATCGACGAGATCTTCAGGGTTTTGCGTCTGGTGCAAGGGGCCGGTCACGGATGCACGACGACACCTCCGCGTGCACACGAGATCCTGCAAGAGTTGCGCGACATCTCGTCCATGGCCATGGAACACTTTGACGAGCGCATCGCTCCAGGTCTCAAGCTCCACGTGGGGCCCATGAAGCCCACTCTCGGGTTCATTGGTGCAGGACACCACGGACCGTGTGCCATCACCGCAACAGTACCGCGCAGCTCTGAGCTGG CAACTGCTACCTCCATCCTGGGGCGGGTGCAGAAGCCATGTGTGCATGCAGCCGCACACTTGAGCCTGACCGAGGAGATAAAACAAGTGCGTGCCGCCAACTTGAGCCTTCGCAAGTCGCTGACCGAGTGCAAGTCCAAG CTGACCGCGCAATCCAAAAAGCAATGCGAGCAGGAGAAACGGGCACACGACCAGGCACAGCTGATTGCGGAACAAGGCAGCCGCCTCGCCGAACAAGAAGGCAAACTCAACGAGCTGAACCGCAAACTGCTCGAGCAGCACCGCGAATTCGCCGACGTGTTGGAAGAAGTGAGTCGCCTCCGAGAACAGGTGGCGAGCAGTTCGAGCAACGGAGTCAGCGGCATCGGCGAACCCGACCAGTCCGACGGAGCAGAAATGCTCCAGAAGACAATGCGACCTCGATGCGGCAGAAAGGGTAGTAACGCCCCTAGGGAAACCACCGTTTCCAGCAGCAAGCGTCGCAACGCCGACGGCGCCTTACCGGATATAGAGCCTAGTCGGAAGCGCCAATGCAAAGATAAGGTCGCCACGGAGGTGGAAAGGCCGCGACGGACGGGAATGGCAACGCGCAGTAGGCCAGTGAAATGTTGA